In the genome of Dunckerocampus dactyliophorus isolate RoL2022-P2 chromosome 6, RoL_Ddac_1.1, whole genome shotgun sequence, one region contains:
- the LOC129182472 gene encoding calmodulin-regulated spectrin-associated protein 3-like isoform X1, with product MVDSPGEATTTTTRKPFSVPEITPLDQCDFSRARIRASVRWLLCKSYGCAENVPVELREPLYKDRYEQEHLKPTVSKLLLSPEFYCRAQALLAQGQGATVSASQDSPADNSALLQFLTKKGVAPKVQNVDVTEDDLCHVPIKMKAHLAMIDSLMSLAAREVVSRVKMAVEAEQMGVGAPWENALLFWVNRLNQKLRESTEEEEPAKSQPCTDQQPSQETQGPSNRWYWKLVPHAIAFCLKESGNKPPVIRYRKDKVQSKLTPTFPLVTAVKDLSNGCAIAAVLHYYCPNVLPLEDVCLKDTMSVADSLYNLQLIKDFCENSLQSCCLLLLEDLLYAPPVLHLNIMSFVAELLEWFEIKKPDFVRPLQAVDLTDVSGLVFCTSPVSGNSNSGSPSFIFKQPFVPICSPLSPENKSWTKKQISRPLSAVTFSIPFGLDSDVDIVMGNPIDSVFRSVSTDSLSAAIPATTTCVPYSPSEDLSHLVSASAPSLRSSWAPLGELPTIEEAQQVVPAPGTKDRKKGRTAEKGGKGVLAARPEPRLCPEGAPAGFFLHSPVEDNPQLSSSAPCCSGVIYRPVSGEANGGVSKERSSRATHMSRDDDSVLRDGSVDSSEASDDIPRNTPGNIRPSKGHHSASSSPRMTSFAERRDSRRRHPVTTGEDLATTPTTPGTPQTPCTPGQQDSLGPRGPEPGSEAWELGARLEEKRKSIEAQKRRIEAIFAKHRQRLGKTAFLKIKREQGEGGGEGLEEDNLTLEERLTQMEEQLKKEEDKEKTENKADKEKAKPSVSNPPRLEKQVTFSIDSKKGQEKEKGGEAILVEYNEVVQKLSEALQSLQMDMQKLTEQQQQLLGNQRPRNSYKATPKSKPKSNSKAPTKNPPHTPTKTPPRTPTKSPSMGTSKAWMIPTGPNPSSVSSPSRRTHALSASTSPKTVISSSLPAPRTRIHTSSTPRSPKHQSRPQPHPRPSELKFPPLNRVLTPTHNVDTLPHLRRVSPSKCQVQTSSSFRIGGPRTPQESPRPVPPPDESTSDTGSSETPTQFSLELEQEDIEATEAQGALAVPIPHHPRVGSSSGPPSECSFESETLSISAAYATGRDGGRAGGAGIEMSLSSLGGPPGGSDEQTDEGQDFSSDSMSDQVECAAEPAIVLASDATEQLDSATEAGNSSDQQTESSEDQAKVFTVEQPGENELGAKGGIGFFFKEDVQNEGEMAQRKALLLERQQKRAEELKRKRQCQEQEREKRPPSSDKTAASPSHTPPVGTISPSPTPPATPARRGDFTRAEYARRQQLRLMDNLDKVLQQKPTSQGRSPVRKTRARPRSVTREETQLSLSPAKRATASKMTKSHSSLNLAATDGNNDGDKKVHRVTSSGSRPDSPSGCVTPSRLAKQDGDCETGSNGTSPALEYTGPKLFKEPSFKSNKFIIHNALSRCCLAGKVNESQKNKIVEEMEKSPANHFLILLRDSSCQFRGVYTTNPDSQELVRLAGVGPRTISSAQVESMYKYSSDRKQFSAIPSKTMGMSVDAFTIPGHLWHGGGAAGGGGGAGGGSRRTSLTKKALVSK from the exons ATGGTGGACTCTCCCGGCGAGGccacgacgacgacgacgaggaAGCCCTTCTCCGTGCCGGAGATCACACCTCTGGACCAGTGTGACTTCAGCAGGGCTAGGATCCGAGCGAGCGTGCGGTGGCTGCTGTGCAAGTCTTACGGATGTGCAG AGAATGTCCCAGTGGAGTTACGGGAACCTCTCTACAAGGACAGGTATGAACAAGAGCACCTCAAGCCAACCGTCTCCAAACTGCTCCTCTCCCCGGAGTTCTACTGCCGAGCACAGGCCTTGCTGGCCCAGGGGCAGGGTGCCACTGTGTCGGCATCACAGGACTCCCCGGCTGACAACTCTGCACTGCTGCAGTTCCTCACAAAGAAAGGGGTTGCCCCGAAGGTCCAGAATGTGGATGTCACTGAGGACGACCTCTGCCATGTCCCCATCAAGATG AAAGCCCACCTAGCCATGATCGACTCCCTGATGTCACTGGCTGCCAGAGAGGTGGTGAGCAGGGTCAAAATGGCGGTGGAGGCGGAGCAGATGGGCGTCGGGGCACCGTGGGAGAACGCACTACTCTTTTGGGTCAACAGG CTGAACCAGAAGCTGAGAGAGAGTACTGAGGAAGAAGAGCCGGCCAAGTCTCAGCCGTGTACTGACCAACAGCCTTCTCAGGAAACG CAGGGCCCGTCCAACCGCTGGTACTGGAAGCTAGTCCCC CATGCTATCGCTTTTTGTTTGAAGGAGTCGGGGAACAAACCGCCAGTG ATCCGCTACAGGAAGGACAAAGTGCAGTCTAAATTGACTCCCACCTTCCCGCTGGTCACTGCGGTCAAAGACCTGTCTAATGGCTGCGCTATAGCTGCTGTGCTGCACTACTACTGCCCTAACGTGCTGCCTCTGGAGG ATGTTTGTCTAAAGGACACCATGTCAGTGGCTGACAGTCTTTACAACCTTCAGCTGATTAAAGATTTTTGTGAGAATAGCTTGCAGAGCTGCTGCCTTCTCCTCCTGGAGGACCTTCTCTATGCGCCACCTGTCCTGCAT CTGAATATCATGAGCTTCGTAGCCGAGCTGCTGGAGTGGTTTGAAATCAAGAAACCGGATTTTGTTCGACCATTACAAGCTGTCGACCTTACAG ATGTCTCAGGTTTAGTTTTCTGTACCAGTCCAGTCAGCGGGAACAGCAACAG CGGTTCTCCCTCATTCATCTTCAAACAACCGTTTGTGCCCATCTGTTCTCCGTTATCACCAG AAAACAAAAGCTGGACCAAGAAACAGATCAG TCGTCCTCTGTCAGCAGTGACTTTCAGCATCCCATTTGGGCTGGACAGTGATGTTGATATTGTCATGGGCAACCCAATAGATTCTGTCTTTCGCTCTGTCAGCACGGACAGCCTCAGCGCCGCCATCCCTGCAACAACGACATGCGTTCCGTACAGCCCCAGTGAGGACCTCAGCCACCTGGTCAGCGCCTCAGCACCGTCACTGCGGTCTTCCTGGGCGCCGCTGGGAGAGCTGCCCACCATCGAGGAGGCGCAACAGGTGGTCCCTGCTCCTGGCACCAAAGATCGAAAGAAAGGGAGGACTGCAGAGAAAGGTGGCAAGGGAGTGTTGGCAGCAAGGCCAGAGCCCAGATTGTGTCCAGAGGGTGCTCCTGCTGGTTTCTTCCTGCATTCCCCAGTGGAGGACAATCCTCAGCTCAGTAGCTCCGCCCCCTGCTGTTCGGGAGTCATCTACCGGCCGGTCAGTGGAGAGGCTAATGGCGGTGTGAGCAAGGAGAGGTCATCACGAGCTACTCATATGTCACGTGATGATGATTCTGTACTGCGAGATGGCAGCGTAGACTCATCGGAAGCATCTGACGACATCCCCAGAAATACCCCTGGTAATATTCGACCCAGCAAAGGTCACCACAGCGCCAGCAGCAGCCCACGCATGACAAGCTTCGCAGAGCGACGAGACAGCAGAAGAAGACACCCAGTAACCACTGGGGAGGACTTGGCCACTACCCCAACCACCCCGGGGACGCCACAGACACCCTGCACTCCAGGCCAGCAGGACAGCCTGGGTCCCAGAGGTCCTGAACCGGGCTCAGAGGCCTGGGAGCTAGGTGCTCGTCTGGAGGAAAAACGCAAAAGCATCGAAGCCCAAAAGAGACGAATTGAAGCCATCTTTGCCAAGCACAGACAAAGGCTCggaaaaacagcttttcttaaaataaaacgAGAGCAAGGAGAGGGCGGAGGAGAGGGATTGGAGGAGGACAATCTCACCCTGGAGGAGCGCCTCACTCAAATGGAGGAGCAGCTGAAAAAGGAGGAAGACAAGGAAAAGACAGAGAATAAAGCAGACAAGGAGAAAGCCAAGCCATCTGTCTCAAACCCACCTCGGCTAGAGAAGCAGGTCACATTCTCAATTGATAGCAAGAAAGGtcaagagaaagagaaaggagGAGAGGCCATCCTTGTGGAGTATAATGAAGTAGTTCAGAAACTGAGTGAAGCTTTGCAGTCCCTCCAGATGGACATGCAGAAGCTAActgaacagcagcagcaacttcTGGGCAACCAAAGACCCAGAAACTCGTACAAagccactccaaagtcaaaaCCTAAAAGTAACTCCAAGGCACCGACCAAGAACCCTCCCCACACCCCCACAAAGACACCCCCAAGAACACCCACCAAAAGTCCTAGCATGGGCACCAGCAAAGCCTGGATGATACCCACTGGTCCCAATCCTTCCTCTGTCTCCTCACCATCCCGCCGGACTCACGCTCTTTCTGCATCAACGTCACCAAAAACAGTTATCTCCTCCTCCCTTCCTGCCCCCCGTACCAGGATCCACACCTCGTCCACGCCACGCAGTCCCAAACATCAATCACGACCCCAACCTCACCCACGACCCTCAGAGCTCAAGTTCCCCCCTCTTAATCGTGTCTTGACGCCCACTCACAATGTGGACACCCTCCCCCATCTGCGAAGAGTGTCACCCAGCAAGTGTCAAGTGCAGACCTCGTCGTCATTCCGCATTGGCGGGCCTCGAACGCCTCAGGAGTCCCCCCGGCCTGTGCCACCACCTGATGAGAGCACCTCAGACACCGGATCCAGTGAGACACCCACCCAGTTCAGCCTGGAACTCGAGCAGGAGGATATTGAGGCGACCGAAGCACAGGGGGCCTTGGCAGTGCCCATACCTCATCACCCAAGGGTTGGCAGCAGCTCTGGACCTCCCTCTGAATGCTCTTTTGAGAGCGAAACATTATCCATTTCTGCTGCGTACGCCACAGGAAGAGATGGAGGCAGGGCCGGAGGTGCAGGGATTGAGATGTCACTCTCCTCCCTCGGAGGACCACCGGGGGGCAGCGATGAGCAAACAGATGAGGGGCAGGACTTTTCTTCTGATTCCATGAGTGACCAGgtagaatgtgctgcagagCCTGCCATTGTCCTTGCTTCAGATGCCACAGAACAGCTGGATTCGGCCACAGAAGCTGGGAACTCTTCAGACCAACAAACTGAATCCAGTGAAGACCAGGCAAAAGTGTTCACTGTGGAACAACCTGGAGAAAACGAGCTTGGAGCTAAAGGAGGCATAGGATTCTTCTTTAAG GAGGATGTGCAAAACGAAGGAGAGATGGCTCAACGCAAAGCTCTCCTTCTAGAGAGGCAGCAGAAGAGAGCAGAGGAGCTGAAGAGGAAGAGACAGTGCCAAGAACAAGAACGGGAAAAAAG ACCCCCATCTTCTGACAAGACTGCAGCCTCCCCTTCCCATACACCTCCTGTCGGAACCATCTCGCCTTCCCCAACCCCTCCGGCGACTCCAGCTCGCCGTGGAGATTTCACACGTGCCGAGTATGCACGCCGCCAACAGCTGAGGCTTATGGACAACCTGGACAAGGTTCTACAGCAGAAACCCACCAGTCAAGGTCGATCCCCTGTCAGGAAGACACGAGCGCGTCCTCGCAGTGTGACTAGAGAGGAGACACAGTTGTCTCTGAGCCCTGCCAAGAGAGCGACCG CCTCCAAGATGACTAAGTCGCACTCGTCACTCAACCTGGCAGCTACAGATGGAAACAATGACGGCGACAAGAAAGTCCATAG GGTCACGTCATCTGGCAGCCGACCTGATTCACCTTCTGGATGTGTGACGCCGAGTCGGTTGGCCAAGCAGGATGGAGACTGTGAAACTGGTTCCAATGGAACCTCGCCTGCCCTGGAATACACTG GTCCAAAGCTCTTCAAAGAACCAAGCTTCAAGTCCAACAAGTTTATCATTCACAATGCTCTGTCTCGCTGTTGCCTGGCTGGGAAGGTCAACGAGAGCCAAAAGAACAAGATAGTGGAG GAGATGGAGAAGAGCCCTGCCAACCACTTCCTCATCCTCTTGCGTGACTCCAGCTGCCAGTTCAGAGGTGTCTACACCACCAACCCCGACTCCCAGGAGCttgtgcgattggctggagtGGGACCCAGGACAATAAGCTCCGCCCAGGTAGAGTCCATGTACAAGTACAGCTCGGATCGAAAGCAGTTCAGCGCCATCCCCTCTAAGACCATGGGCATGAGTGTGGATGCCTTCACAATCCCTGGCCACCTGTGGCACGGGGGAGGGGCAGCGGGCGGAGGCGGAGGCGCAGGTGGGGGCAGCAGGAGGACAAGCCTCACCAAGAAGGCGCTCGTTTCCAAGTGA
- the LOC129182472 gene encoding calmodulin-regulated spectrin-associated protein 3-like isoform X6 — translation MVDSPGEATTTTTRKPFSVPEITPLDQCDFSRARIRASVRWLLCKSYGCAENVPVELREPLYKDRYEQEHLKPTVSKLLLSPEFYCRAQALLAQGQGATVSASQDSPADNSALLQFLTKKGVAPKVQNVDVTEDDLCHVPIKMKAHLAMIDSLMSLAAREVVSRVKMAVEAEQMGVGAPWENALLFWVNRLNQKLRESTEEEEPAKSQPCTDQQPSQETQGPSNRWYWKLVPHAIAFCLKESGNKPPVIRYRKDKVQSKLTPTFPLVTAVKDLSNGCAIAAVLHYYCPNVLPLEDVCLKDTMSVADSLYNLQLIKDFCENSLQSCCLLLLEDLLYAPPVLHLNIMSFVAELLEWFEIKKPDFVRPLQAVDLTDVSGLVFCTSPVSGNSNSGSPSFIFKQPFVPICSPLSPENKSWTKKQISTDSLSAAIPATTTCVPYSPSEDLSHLVSASAPSLRSSWAPLGELPTIEEAQQVVPAPGTKDRKKGRTAEKGGKGVLAARPEPRLCPEGAPAGFFLHSPVEDNPQLSSSAPCCSGVIYRPVSGEANGGVSKERSSRATHMSRDDDSVLRDGSVDSSEASDDIPRNTPGNIRPSKGHHSASSSPRMTSFAERRDSRRRHPVTTGEDLATTPTTPGTPQTPCTPGQQDSLGPRGPEPGSEAWELGARLEEKRKSIEAQKRRIEAIFAKHRQRLGKTAFLKIKREQGEGGGEGLEEDNLTLEERLTQMEEQLKKEEDKEKTENKADKEKAKPSVSNPPRLEKQVTFSIDSKKGQEKEKGGEAILVEYNEVVQKLSEALQSLQMDMQKLTEQQQQLLGNQRPRNSYKATPKSKPKSNSKAPTKNPPHTPTKTPPRTPTKSPSMGTSKAWMIPTGPNPSSVSSPSRRTHALSASTSPKTVISSSLPAPRTRIHTSSTPRSPKHQSRPQPHPRPSELKFPPLNRVLTPTHNVDTLPHLRRVSPSKCQVQTSSSFRIGGPRTPQESPRPVPPPDESTSDTGSSETPTQFSLELEQEDIEATEAQGALAVPIPHHPRVGSSSGPPSECSFESETLSISAAYATGRDGGRAGGAGIEMSLSSLGGPPGGSDEQTDEGQDFSSDSMSDQVECAAEPAIVLASDATEQLDSATEAGNSSDQQTESSEDQAKVFTVEQPGENELGAKGGIGFFFKEDVQNEGEMAQRKALLLERQQKRAEELKRKRQCQEQEREKRPPSSDKTAASPSHTPPVGTISPSPTPPATPARRGDFTRAEYARRQQLRLMDNLDKVLQQKPTSQGRSPVRKTRARPRSVTREETQLSLSPAKRATASKMTKSHSSLNLAATDGNNDGDKKVHRVTSSGSRPDSPSGCVTPSRLAKQDGDCETGSNGTSPALEYTGPKLFKEPSFKSNKFIIHNALSRCCLAGKVNESQKNKIVEEMEKSPANHFLILLRDSSCQFRGVYTTNPDSQELVRLAGVGPRTISSAQVESMYKYSSDRKQFSAIPSKTMGMSVDAFTIPGHLWHGGGAAGGGGGAGGGSRRTSLTKKALVSK, via the exons ATGGTGGACTCTCCCGGCGAGGccacgacgacgacgacgaggaAGCCCTTCTCCGTGCCGGAGATCACACCTCTGGACCAGTGTGACTTCAGCAGGGCTAGGATCCGAGCGAGCGTGCGGTGGCTGCTGTGCAAGTCTTACGGATGTGCAG AGAATGTCCCAGTGGAGTTACGGGAACCTCTCTACAAGGACAGGTATGAACAAGAGCACCTCAAGCCAACCGTCTCCAAACTGCTCCTCTCCCCGGAGTTCTACTGCCGAGCACAGGCCTTGCTGGCCCAGGGGCAGGGTGCCACTGTGTCGGCATCACAGGACTCCCCGGCTGACAACTCTGCACTGCTGCAGTTCCTCACAAAGAAAGGGGTTGCCCCGAAGGTCCAGAATGTGGATGTCACTGAGGACGACCTCTGCCATGTCCCCATCAAGATG AAAGCCCACCTAGCCATGATCGACTCCCTGATGTCACTGGCTGCCAGAGAGGTGGTGAGCAGGGTCAAAATGGCGGTGGAGGCGGAGCAGATGGGCGTCGGGGCACCGTGGGAGAACGCACTACTCTTTTGGGTCAACAGG CTGAACCAGAAGCTGAGAGAGAGTACTGAGGAAGAAGAGCCGGCCAAGTCTCAGCCGTGTACTGACCAACAGCCTTCTCAGGAAACG CAGGGCCCGTCCAACCGCTGGTACTGGAAGCTAGTCCCC CATGCTATCGCTTTTTGTTTGAAGGAGTCGGGGAACAAACCGCCAGTG ATCCGCTACAGGAAGGACAAAGTGCAGTCTAAATTGACTCCCACCTTCCCGCTGGTCACTGCGGTCAAAGACCTGTCTAATGGCTGCGCTATAGCTGCTGTGCTGCACTACTACTGCCCTAACGTGCTGCCTCTGGAGG ATGTTTGTCTAAAGGACACCATGTCAGTGGCTGACAGTCTTTACAACCTTCAGCTGATTAAAGATTTTTGTGAGAATAGCTTGCAGAGCTGCTGCCTTCTCCTCCTGGAGGACCTTCTCTATGCGCCACCTGTCCTGCAT CTGAATATCATGAGCTTCGTAGCCGAGCTGCTGGAGTGGTTTGAAATCAAGAAACCGGATTTTGTTCGACCATTACAAGCTGTCGACCTTACAG ATGTCTCAGGTTTAGTTTTCTGTACCAGTCCAGTCAGCGGGAACAGCAACAG CGGTTCTCCCTCATTCATCTTCAAACAACCGTTTGTGCCCATCTGTTCTCCGTTATCACCAG AAAACAAAAGCTGGACCAAGAAACAGATCAG CACGGACAGCCTCAGCGCCGCCATCCCTGCAACAACGACATGCGTTCCGTACAGCCCCAGTGAGGACCTCAGCCACCTGGTCAGCGCCTCAGCACCGTCACTGCGGTCTTCCTGGGCGCCGCTGGGAGAGCTGCCCACCATCGAGGAGGCGCAACAGGTGGTCCCTGCTCCTGGCACCAAAGATCGAAAGAAAGGGAGGACTGCAGAGAAAGGTGGCAAGGGAGTGTTGGCAGCAAGGCCAGAGCCCAGATTGTGTCCAGAGGGTGCTCCTGCTGGTTTCTTCCTGCATTCCCCAGTGGAGGACAATCCTCAGCTCAGTAGCTCCGCCCCCTGCTGTTCGGGAGTCATCTACCGGCCGGTCAGTGGAGAGGCTAATGGCGGTGTGAGCAAGGAGAGGTCATCACGAGCTACTCATATGTCACGTGATGATGATTCTGTACTGCGAGATGGCAGCGTAGACTCATCGGAAGCATCTGACGACATCCCCAGAAATACCCCTGGTAATATTCGACCCAGCAAAGGTCACCACAGCGCCAGCAGCAGCCCACGCATGACAAGCTTCGCAGAGCGACGAGACAGCAGAAGAAGACACCCAGTAACCACTGGGGAGGACTTGGCCACTACCCCAACCACCCCGGGGACGCCACAGACACCCTGCACTCCAGGCCAGCAGGACAGCCTGGGTCCCAGAGGTCCTGAACCGGGCTCAGAGGCCTGGGAGCTAGGTGCTCGTCTGGAGGAAAAACGCAAAAGCATCGAAGCCCAAAAGAGACGAATTGAAGCCATCTTTGCCAAGCACAGACAAAGGCTCggaaaaacagcttttcttaaaataaaacgAGAGCAAGGAGAGGGCGGAGGAGAGGGATTGGAGGAGGACAATCTCACCCTGGAGGAGCGCCTCACTCAAATGGAGGAGCAGCTGAAAAAGGAGGAAGACAAGGAAAAGACAGAGAATAAAGCAGACAAGGAGAAAGCCAAGCCATCTGTCTCAAACCCACCTCGGCTAGAGAAGCAGGTCACATTCTCAATTGATAGCAAGAAAGGtcaagagaaagagaaaggagGAGAGGCCATCCTTGTGGAGTATAATGAAGTAGTTCAGAAACTGAGTGAAGCTTTGCAGTCCCTCCAGATGGACATGCAGAAGCTAActgaacagcagcagcaacttcTGGGCAACCAAAGACCCAGAAACTCGTACAAagccactccaaagtcaaaaCCTAAAAGTAACTCCAAGGCACCGACCAAGAACCCTCCCCACACCCCCACAAAGACACCCCCAAGAACACCCACCAAAAGTCCTAGCATGGGCACCAGCAAAGCCTGGATGATACCCACTGGTCCCAATCCTTCCTCTGTCTCCTCACCATCCCGCCGGACTCACGCTCTTTCTGCATCAACGTCACCAAAAACAGTTATCTCCTCCTCCCTTCCTGCCCCCCGTACCAGGATCCACACCTCGTCCACGCCACGCAGTCCCAAACATCAATCACGACCCCAACCTCACCCACGACCCTCAGAGCTCAAGTTCCCCCCTCTTAATCGTGTCTTGACGCCCACTCACAATGTGGACACCCTCCCCCATCTGCGAAGAGTGTCACCCAGCAAGTGTCAAGTGCAGACCTCGTCGTCATTCCGCATTGGCGGGCCTCGAACGCCTCAGGAGTCCCCCCGGCCTGTGCCACCACCTGATGAGAGCACCTCAGACACCGGATCCAGTGAGACACCCACCCAGTTCAGCCTGGAACTCGAGCAGGAGGATATTGAGGCGACCGAAGCACAGGGGGCCTTGGCAGTGCCCATACCTCATCACCCAAGGGTTGGCAGCAGCTCTGGACCTCCCTCTGAATGCTCTTTTGAGAGCGAAACATTATCCATTTCTGCTGCGTACGCCACAGGAAGAGATGGAGGCAGGGCCGGAGGTGCAGGGATTGAGATGTCACTCTCCTCCCTCGGAGGACCACCGGGGGGCAGCGATGAGCAAACAGATGAGGGGCAGGACTTTTCTTCTGATTCCATGAGTGACCAGgtagaatgtgctgcagagCCTGCCATTGTCCTTGCTTCAGATGCCACAGAACAGCTGGATTCGGCCACAGAAGCTGGGAACTCTTCAGACCAACAAACTGAATCCAGTGAAGACCAGGCAAAAGTGTTCACTGTGGAACAACCTGGAGAAAACGAGCTTGGAGCTAAAGGAGGCATAGGATTCTTCTTTAAG GAGGATGTGCAAAACGAAGGAGAGATGGCTCAACGCAAAGCTCTCCTTCTAGAGAGGCAGCAGAAGAGAGCAGAGGAGCTGAAGAGGAAGAGACAGTGCCAAGAACAAGAACGGGAAAAAAG ACCCCCATCTTCTGACAAGACTGCAGCCTCCCCTTCCCATACACCTCCTGTCGGAACCATCTCGCCTTCCCCAACCCCTCCGGCGACTCCAGCTCGCCGTGGAGATTTCACACGTGCCGAGTATGCACGCCGCCAACAGCTGAGGCTTATGGACAACCTGGACAAGGTTCTACAGCAGAAACCCACCAGTCAAGGTCGATCCCCTGTCAGGAAGACACGAGCGCGTCCTCGCAGTGTGACTAGAGAGGAGACACAGTTGTCTCTGAGCCCTGCCAAGAGAGCGACCG CCTCCAAGATGACTAAGTCGCACTCGTCACTCAACCTGGCAGCTACAGATGGAAACAATGACGGCGACAAGAAAGTCCATAG GGTCACGTCATCTGGCAGCCGACCTGATTCACCTTCTGGATGTGTGACGCCGAGTCGGTTGGCCAAGCAGGATGGAGACTGTGAAACTGGTTCCAATGGAACCTCGCCTGCCCTGGAATACACTG GTCCAAAGCTCTTCAAAGAACCAAGCTTCAAGTCCAACAAGTTTATCATTCACAATGCTCTGTCTCGCTGTTGCCTGGCTGGGAAGGTCAACGAGAGCCAAAAGAACAAGATAGTGGAG GAGATGGAGAAGAGCCCTGCCAACCACTTCCTCATCCTCTTGCGTGACTCCAGCTGCCAGTTCAGAGGTGTCTACACCACCAACCCCGACTCCCAGGAGCttgtgcgattggctggagtGGGACCCAGGACAATAAGCTCCGCCCAGGTAGAGTCCATGTACAAGTACAGCTCGGATCGAAAGCAGTTCAGCGCCATCCCCTCTAAGACCATGGGCATGAGTGTGGATGCCTTCACAATCCCTGGCCACCTGTGGCACGGGGGAGGGGCAGCGGGCGGAGGCGGAGGCGCAGGTGGGGGCAGCAGGAGGACAAGCCTCACCAAGAAGGCGCTCGTTTCCAAGTGA